A genomic stretch from Limanda limanda chromosome 11, fLimLim1.1, whole genome shotgun sequence includes:
- the sphk2 gene encoding sphingosine kinase 2, whose translation MRSPEPSSPSPAEALLHGQFASWGSGNNSNNNSCPNSPGGPGGLSPAASPTSASNYALTLTHTHIHIQRLSPRPGKEARLLLPCSELVGCSCPRAPAPPLLVLYWYPPGKRRKGVSRRRQVRAYLAESRPEAERWSAAVQCLLRGVTVTADTEFSRSLLPRPKRLLLLVNPFSGRGQAMQWCQTHILPMIREANISYNLIQTERQNHARELIREISLPEWDGIIIVSGDGLLHEVINGLMERPDWEQAIKIPVGILPCGSGNALAGSINHNAGYDMCLRESLLLNCCFLLCRGGVRPMDLVAVTTSPAPSNNSRTAAPRRLFSFLSVAWGFVSDVDIESERYRGLGSARFTLGTLVRIASLRSYKGRLSYLPPSVVTTSPDATPPPPRRPLSRSITEGLDGFCRPPIHRTSSDMGISEQRSLRKGEGEREKEERQRERERRRGRARGGGSGVVRASSLAEDREREGQMEMEADEERSGTSSESNERDECNMRREERLAGIKDEREEEGIVEQHSSEMEEEDRRKDRECSGGSVEGEGVLHARELGESYGVDMGREADEESEGCFSCQDSPQEPRKARRKNSAPSSQIANALFNQPLSQGEDADSGTSYGVEDIDLNGTYYQKEPYPLDVARERSLTISSPFRHSPFSNKPKTFDQNQNASRPRPLSLLQHSHSNSLPPKMPSLSLSLSPTPPSSPSCASPHSSSYLVPRPNTPNSTSPSPSLRTPSSSFNFDIAEPAGTHRSRPFVSLPLNLPRDDLLPPLDQPLPSRDWVTLEGDFVLVLALYQSHLGADLHAAPQARFDDGLIHLTFVRAGISRATLLRLFFAMERGNHHSVNSPYVSHVSCRAFRLQPLSTRGTLTVDGELVPYGPLQAQVHSSMARLIVGDSGVQITRF comes from the exons ATGCGATCCCCAGAGCCCTCTTCACCTTCTCCAGCAGAAGCCCTCCTCCATGGACAGTTTGCAAGCTGGGGATCAGGCAACAACAGTAACAATAACAGCTGCCCCAACAGCCCTGGTGGTCCAGGCGGACTCTCCCCCGCTGCCTCCCCTACTTCGGCCTCAAACTATGCCTTGACCCTCACCCACACCCACATACATATCCAGCGCTTGTCACCACGACCGGGGAAGGAAGCCCGTCTCCTGCTGCCCTGTTCGGAGCTAGTGGGTTGCAGCTGCCCCCGTGCCCCTGCACCCCCTCTACTGGTGCTATACTGGTACCCACCAGGGAAACGACGGAAAGGAGTGTCGCGGCGCAGGCAGGTCAGGGCCTACCTGGCAGAAAGCCGACCTGAGGCTGAGAGGTGGTCGGCTGCCGTGCAATGTCTCCTCAGAGGTGTGACCGTCACTGCTGACACAG AATTTTCAAGAAGTCTGCTACCTCGTCCCAAGCGACTACTGTTATTGGTCAATCCCTTCAGTGGGAGAGGCCAGGCGATGCAATGGTGTCAGACCCACATCCTGCCAATGATCAGAGAAGCCAACATCAGCTACAACCTTATACAGACAG AGCGTCAGAACCACGCGAGGGAGCTCATCCGGGAGATATCGCTCCCAGAGTGGGATGGCATCATCATTGTTTCCGGAGACGGCCTGCTGCATGAG GTCATTAATGGGCTGATGGAGAGGCCAGACTGGGAACAAGCAATAAAGATACCTGTTGGCATTCTGCCCTGTGGCTCTGGGAACGCACTGGCTGGCTCCATCAACCATAATGCAGG GTATGACATGTGCCTTCGGGAGTCTCTCCTTTTGAACTGCTGCTTTTTGCTCTGTCGAGGCGGTGTCCGACCCATGGACCTGGTCGCTGTGACAACAAGCCCCGCTCCCTCCAACAACAGTCGTACTGCAGCACCCAGGAgactgttttctttcctctctgttgCCTGGGGCTTTGTGTCTGATGTGGACATAGAGAGTGAGAG GTATCGTGGACTGGGTTCAGCCCGCTTCACCCTCGGCACCCTGGTGCGCATAGCTTCTCTTCGATCCTACAAGGGTCGACTTTCGTACCTGCCGCCCTCTGTTGTCACCACATCACCAGATGCTACACCTCCTCCACCAAGAAGACCGCTCTCCCGTAGTATCACAGAAGGCCTTGACGGCTTCTGCCGACCGCCCATTCATCGCACCTCCTCTGACATGGGCATCAGCGAACAGAGAAGCCTGCGtaagggtgagggagagagggaaaaagaggagaggcagagagagagggagaggagaagagggagggccAGGGGAGGAGGATCCGGTGTGGTGAGGGCCAGCAGCTtggcagaggacagagagagggaggggcagATGGAGATGGAAGCAGATGAGGAGCGGTCAGGGACGAGTTCAGAATCAAATGAAAGGGATGAATGCAATATGCGAAGGGAAGAAAGGTTGGCTGGGATAAAGGAtgaaagggaagaggagggaattGTAGAGCAACACTCCAgcgagatggaggaggaggataggaGGAAGGACAGGGAATGCAGTGGTGGTTCTGTAGAGGGGGAGGGAGTGTTGCATGCGAGAGAGCTAGGAGAGAGCTATGGGGTAGACATGGGGCGAGAGGCAGATGAAGAGTCAGAGGGTTGTTTCTCCTGTCAAGACAGTCCTCAGGAGCCCAGAAAGGCTCGAAGAAAGAATTCAGCCCCATCAAGCCAGATAGCCAACGCTCTCTTTAACCAGCCTCTCAGTCAGGGGGAAGATGCAGATTCTGGCACATCCTATGGGGTAGAGGACATTGATCTgaatggaacctactaccagaAAGAACCTTACCCACTAGACGTGGCTCGTGAGCGATCTCTAACCATCTCCTCTCCCTTTCGTCACTCTCCATTCTCTAACAAGCCTAAGACCTTTGACCAAAACCAGAACGCCTCCAGGCCGAggcctctttccctcctccaaCACTCCCACTCAAACTCCCTCCCCCCTAAAATGCCCtccctctcactgtctctgtctcccactcCGCCCTCTTCCCCATCTTGTGCCTCTCCACACTCCTCATCCTACCTTGTCCCACGTCCTAACACGCCAAACTCCACCTCACCTTCACCCTCTCTACGCACACCGTCCTCAtcctttaactttgacattgcTGAGCCAGCAGGAACCCATAGGAGCCGTCCTTTTGTCTCACTGCCTTTAAACCTTCCTAGGGATGACTTGTTACCCCCCCTCGACCAACCCCTTCCCTCTAGAGACTGGGTCACCCTTGAAGGGGACTTTGTCCTGGTCCTGGCCCTTTATCAGAGCCACCTTGGGGCTGATCTCCATGCTGCACCACAGGCCAGGTTTGACGATGGACTGATCCACCTGACCTTTGTGCGGGCGGGGATCTCAAGAGCCACTCTACTGAGATTGTTCTTTGCCATGGAAAGAGGAAACCACCACTCTGTCAACTCGCCGTATGTGAGCCATGTTAGCTGCAGGGCCTTCAGACTGCAGCCTCTGTCAACACGAGGAACCCTCACGGTGGATGGAGAGCTGGTGCCCTACGGGCCGCTTCAAGCACAG GTTCACTCTTCTATGGCCCGTCTCATTGTCGGCGACTCTGGAGTACAGATTACCAGATTCTAA